A part of Dasypus novemcinctus isolate mDasNov1 chromosome 5, mDasNov1.1.hap2, whole genome shotgun sequence genomic DNA contains:
- the GGCT gene encoding gamma-glutamylcyclotransferase, translated as MADSGCGSCQGRDEESFLYFAYGSNLLTERIHLRNPSAAFCCVARLQDFKLDFGNSQGKISDTWHGGIATIFQSPGDEVWGVIWKMNKSNLISLDEQEGVVSGTYDPIEVTVHTREGKEITCRSYQMKNYVSVPPSPQYKKVICMGAEENGLPLEYQKKLKAIEPNDYKGKVSEEIEDIIKKGEVKLQ; from the exons ATGGCGGACTCTGGCTGCGGGAGTTGCCAGGGAAGGGATGAGGAGAGTTTTCTGTACTTCGCCTACGGGAGCAACCTGCTGACGGAGAGGATCCACCTCCGAAACCCGTCGGCCGCGTTCTGCTGCGTGGCCCGCCTGCAG GATTTTAAGCTTGACTTTGGCAATTCTCAAGGCAAAATAAGTGATACTTGGCATGGAGGAATAGCTACCATATTTCAAAGTCCTGGAGATGAAGTGTGGGGAGTAATATGGAAAATGAACAAAAGCAATTTAATTTCTCTGGATGA GCAAGAAGGGGTTGTAAGTGGAACATATGATCCAATAGAAGTTACTGTTCAcaccagagaaggaaaagaaataacctGTCGAAGTTATCAGATGAAAAATTATGTGAGTGTTCCCCCATCACCACAGTATAAAAAG GTCATTTGCATGGGTGCAGAAGAAAATGGTTTACCACTGGAATATCAAAAGAAGTTAAAAGCAATAGAACCAAATGACTATAAAGGAAAAGTCtcagaagaaattgaagatattATCAAGAAGGGGGAAGTAAAACTTCAGTAA